The Amycolatopsis viridis genome window below encodes:
- a CDS encoding NAD(P)/FAD-dependent oxidoreductase, with product MTATKHVVVVGGGVLGVSTAMHLQRDGATVVLVTAGALADGASGRSLSWLNSAGSRSAAYHALRVAGIDRYRTLFAADPAREWLRFDGALYWHPDRAVTGQRHRAEVAHAYHSRLLAPAAAAAAVPGLHPDAVPEVAVHNPGEGWVSLPHLIDHLAAEFTALGGRIVTGAGRASVTTAAGVATGVTTTGGQRYDAEAVVVACGAATPAVVAELGVSIPDASPLSMLVLTEPAETAMSAVLNTPRVALRPNPGGTFALDHHWYEDRITEAADGTCTIDESVVKELVAEASALLDGEVTLTAASWKLGRKPVPGDGEPVFGELPTVPGCFVAFTHSGATLGLIAGELLAGEIRTGEPHPMLAPFRPDRFRP from the coding sequence ATGACCGCAACCAAGCACGTCGTGGTGGTGGGCGGGGGCGTTCTCGGCGTCTCCACGGCCATGCACCTGCAGCGCGACGGCGCGACGGTGGTCCTGGTGACCGCCGGTGCACTGGCCGACGGCGCGTCCGGCCGGTCCCTGTCGTGGCTCAACTCCGCCGGAAGCCGGTCCGCGGCGTACCACGCGCTGCGAGTGGCGGGTATCGACCGCTACCGCACGCTGTTCGCCGCCGACCCCGCGCGGGAGTGGCTCCGTTTCGACGGCGCCCTCTACTGGCACCCCGACCGCGCGGTGACCGGGCAGCGGCACCGAGCCGAGGTCGCGCACGCCTACCACTCCCGGCTGCTCGCTCCCGCCGCGGCCGCCGCGGCCGTCCCGGGGCTGCACCCGGACGCCGTGCCGGAGGTGGCGGTGCACAACCCGGGCGAGGGATGGGTTTCGCTGCCGCACCTGATCGACCACCTGGCGGCCGAGTTCACCGCGCTGGGCGGGCGGATCGTCACCGGCGCCGGGCGCGCGAGCGTCACCACCGCCGCGGGTGTGGCCACCGGCGTGACCACCACCGGCGGGCAGCGGTACGACGCCGAGGCGGTGGTGGTCGCCTGCGGTGCTGCCACCCCCGCGGTGGTCGCGGAGCTGGGAGTGTCCATTCCGGACGCCTCGCCGTTGTCGATGCTCGTGCTCACCGAACCGGCGGAGACCGCGATGAGCGCGGTGCTGAACACCCCGCGGGTGGCGTTGCGCCCGAATCCCGGCGGCACGTTCGCGCTGGACCACCACTGGTACGAGGACCGCATCACCGAGGCCGCCGACGGCACGTGCACGATCGACGAGTCGGTGGTCAAGGAGCTCGTGGCCGAGGCGTCCGCCCTGCTCGACGGTGAGGTCACGCTGACCGCGGCCTCCTGGAAGCTCGGGCGCAAGCCGGTTCCCGGCGACGGCGAGCCGGTGTTCGGTGAGCTGCCCACCGTGCCGGGCTGTTTCGTCGCCTTCACCCACTCCGGCGCCACACTCGGCCTGATCGCCGGGGAGCTCCTGGCCGGTGAGATCCGCACCGGCGAACCGCACCCGATGCTGGCGCCCTTCCGGCCGGACCGCTTCCGGCCCTGA
- a CDS encoding Gfo/Idh/MocA family protein translates to MIRTAVIGFGVSGRIFHAPFLAAADAYSLDFVVTGNPDRAAQATARYPHATVLSGPDELFARAAEIDLVVVGTPPATHAGLAATALDHGLHVVVDKPFTVTSAQGEALIEHARRVGRVLTVFQNRRWDGDFRTLRRLVQDGELGTVHTFESRFEWWKPQGPRDWKARAGIADGGGILFDLGTHLIDQARLLFGPVESVHADLARRGAGASDDDSFLLLTHTGGTRSRLFMSGVAALPGPRFHVLGSTAGYTKWGLDPQEDALQGGAGPGDDGFGREPHENWGTLGVRGHTRRVEPEPGDYGQFYRLLAAALDAGGELPVDPRDAVDVLRIIERAHARKGDLSR, encoded by the coding sequence GTGATCCGCACCGCGGTCATCGGGTTCGGCGTGTCCGGGCGGATCTTCCACGCCCCCTTCCTCGCCGCCGCCGACGCCTACTCGCTCGATTTCGTCGTGACGGGCAACCCGGACCGGGCGGCGCAGGCCACCGCGCGGTATCCACACGCGACTGTCCTGTCCGGACCGGACGAGCTGTTCGCCCGGGCGGCCGAAATCGACCTGGTGGTCGTCGGCACGCCACCGGCGACACACGCCGGCCTGGCGGCCACCGCGCTGGACCACGGCCTGCACGTGGTGGTGGACAAGCCGTTCACCGTCACCAGCGCGCAGGGCGAGGCCCTGATCGAGCACGCCCGCCGGGTGGGACGGGTGCTGACCGTGTTCCAGAACCGGCGCTGGGACGGCGACTTCCGGACGCTGCGGCGGCTGGTCCAGGACGGCGAGCTCGGCACGGTGCACACCTTCGAGTCCCGGTTCGAGTGGTGGAAACCTCAGGGACCGCGGGACTGGAAGGCGCGGGCGGGGATCGCCGACGGCGGCGGGATCCTGTTCGACCTCGGCACGCACCTGATCGACCAGGCCCGCCTGCTGTTCGGCCCGGTCGAGTCGGTGCACGCCGACCTCGCCCGCCGCGGGGCCGGTGCGAGCGACGACGACTCGTTCCTGCTGCTGACCCACACCGGCGGGACCCGTTCCCGGCTGTTCATGTCCGGGGTCGCCGCGCTGCCCGGGCCCCGGTTCCACGTCCTCGGCAGCACGGCCGGGTACACGAAGTGGGGCCTGGACCCGCAGGAGGACGCGCTCCAGGGCGGCGCCGGGCCCGGCGACGACGGCTTCGGCCGGGAGCCGCACGAGAACTGGGGCACGCTCGGCGTGCGCGGCCACACGCGGCGCGTCGAGCCGGAGCCGGGGGACTACGGCCAGTTCTACCGGCTGCTCGCCGCCGCGCTCGACGCCGGCGGCGAGCTCCCGGTCGACCCGCGGGACGCGGTCGACGTCCTGCGCATCATCGAGCGGGCACACGCCCGGAAGGGGGATCTTTCCCGATGA
- a CDS encoding hydantoinase B/oxoprolinase family protein: protein MQDPVLVEVIGSALSSIVEEMGETLVRAAYSTNIKERRDCTASLFDARGRMLAQDEGGSPLHLGSLMGIVDEITRRYPAGTIDDGDAFIGNDPFTGGGSHLPDIVLVSPVFIDGEISAWVANLAHHADFGDRGHAHIFQEGLRIPPVRLMRRGELQTDLFELILLNCQVPHERRADLRAQIAANRLAVTRYTELAERYGRDTLVAAAGALLDYTERRTRAAIAKVPDGTYTFTDRFDCPELDEELDLGVTVTVRGDEVAFDFTAPEQVRASVNVVWTALHAAVYYSLKTLVDPDIVPNAGLHRPVTITAPRGSVLNCVEPAAVNGRSETCQRVVDLIHGALAAAVPETVTAASNGANTGVHFSGVDSRTGRYFVYLETIGGGCGARLGQDGMDGVQVHMTNTSNLPVEALETEYPLVVEEYALIDGSGGDGRTRGGMGIRRTVRVEENDVHFWLDTSRQKSRPWGLFGGGPGASAGVELSEGAQPVEHGYTRLQPGDRVSIHTAGAGGYGPASERDPERVRRDVAEGRISAERARAVYGVEP from the coding sequence ATGCAGGATCCCGTGCTGGTCGAGGTGATCGGCTCCGCGCTGTCGTCCATCGTGGAGGAGATGGGCGAGACGCTGGTGCGCGCCGCCTACTCGACCAACATCAAGGAGCGCCGCGACTGCACCGCGTCATTGTTCGACGCCCGCGGCCGGATGCTCGCCCAGGACGAGGGCGGCTCGCCGCTGCACCTGGGCTCGCTGATGGGCATCGTCGACGAGATCACCCGCCGCTACCCGGCCGGCACCATCGACGACGGCGATGCGTTCATCGGCAACGACCCGTTCACCGGCGGCGGCTCGCACCTGCCGGACATCGTGCTGGTCTCCCCGGTGTTCATCGACGGCGAGATCAGTGCGTGGGTGGCGAACCTGGCCCACCACGCCGACTTCGGCGACCGCGGCCACGCGCACATCTTCCAGGAGGGGCTGCGCATCCCGCCGGTGCGGCTGATGCGCCGTGGCGAGCTGCAGACCGACCTGTTCGAGCTCATCCTGCTCAACTGCCAGGTGCCGCACGAGCGCCGCGCCGACCTGCGGGCGCAGATCGCGGCGAACCGGCTGGCGGTCACCCGGTACACCGAGCTCGCCGAGCGGTACGGCCGGGACACGCTCGTCGCGGCGGCCGGGGCGCTGCTGGACTACACCGAGCGGCGCACCCGGGCGGCGATCGCGAAGGTGCCGGACGGCACCTACACCTTCACCGACCGGTTCGACTGCCCGGAGCTGGACGAGGAGCTCGACCTCGGCGTCACCGTGACCGTGCGCGGCGACGAGGTCGCCTTCGACTTCACCGCGCCGGAGCAGGTCCGCGCCAGCGTCAACGTCGTGTGGACCGCGCTGCACGCGGCGGTCTACTACTCGCTCAAGACCCTGGTGGACCCCGACATCGTGCCCAATGCCGGGTTGCACCGGCCGGTCACCATCACCGCGCCCCGCGGGTCGGTGCTCAACTGCGTCGAGCCGGCCGCGGTCAACGGCCGCAGTGAAACCTGCCAGCGCGTGGTCGACCTGATCCACGGCGCGCTCGCCGCAGCCGTGCCGGAGACGGTCACCGCGGCCAGCAACGGTGCCAACACCGGGGTGCACTTCTCCGGTGTGGACAGCCGCACCGGCCGCTACTTCGTCTACCTGGAGACCATCGGCGGCGGCTGCGGCGCCCGGCTGGGCCAGGACGGGATGGACGGCGTGCAGGTGCACATGACCAACACCAGCAACCTGCCGGTCGAGGCGCTGGAGACCGAGTACCCGCTGGTGGTCGAGGAGTACGCGCTCATCGACGGCTCCGGCGGGGACGGCCGCACGCGCGGCGGCATGGGCATCCGGCGCACGGTCCGGGTCGAGGAGAACGACGTGCACTTCTGGCTGGACACCTCCCGGCAGAAGTCGCGGCCGTGGGGGCTGTTCGGCGGCGGGCCGGGCGCGAGTGCCGGGGTCGAGCTGTCCGAGGGTGCGCAACCGGTCGAGCACGGCTACACCCGGCTGCAGCCGGGGGACCGGGTGTCCATCCACACCGCCGGTGCCGGCGGTTACGGTCCGGCGTCCGAACGCGATCCCGAGCGGGTGCGCCGGGACGTGGCCGAGGGCCGGATCTCCGCCGAGCGGGCGCGCGCGGTGTACGGGGTTGAGCCGTGA
- a CDS encoding hydantoinase/oxoprolinase family protein, whose product MTLRIGVDTGGTFTDVCALDEQTGRLYVRKVSSTPDDPGRAIVTGVSQLLDEIGGRDLGEVGYFAHGTTVGTNALLTGRGARTGLLTTAGFRDLLELGRGRRPSLYDLQAGKPAPLVPRDLRLEVDERVRHDGRIERPLDEDQVRALARRLREQQVEAVAVCFLYSFADPGHERAAERILAEELPGVHVSVSSAVLPEFREYERLSTVVVNAYLGPVVARYLARLRTRLSELGLRATPHVTQSNGGIIPFETAERMPSRMVLSGPSTGVVGAAGIARAAGYPDIITFDVGGTSSDVSLVRDGVPKAASGTEIDGRPVRAPMLDIHTVGAGGGSIAWIDAGGALKVGPGSAGADPGPACYGRGTEPTVTDANVVLRILNPEYLLDGQMKIDAGAARAAVSTVADPLGMDVLDAAQGIIRVVTANMARAIRVISVQRGYDPRDYVLVPFGGAGPLHAVRLARELGMRTVLVPETPGAQCAAGLLMTDIRADFLRTRICRLDPDAVDTVDAVAGVFGELAAAAGAWLAEENVPAERRRTERFAEMRYAGQNHELPVPVPEGGITADTIGQLIKRFAAEHERIYGYSSAEDEVQVVTFRLRAVGEVARAELHRGAPGDPDASGAVRARREVYLPENGGFTDCPVYDRRLLEPGHRITGPAIVEQMDTTTLLLPGDVAVVDELRNLVVTVGR is encoded by the coding sequence ATGACACTTCGGATCGGCGTCGACACCGGTGGCACGTTCACCGACGTCTGCGCCCTCGACGAGCAGACCGGGCGCCTGTACGTGCGCAAGGTGTCCAGCACACCGGACGACCCGGGCCGGGCGATCGTGACGGGGGTGTCGCAGCTGCTCGACGAGATCGGCGGGCGCGACCTCGGCGAGGTCGGCTACTTCGCCCACGGCACCACGGTCGGCACCAACGCGCTGCTCACCGGGCGCGGGGCGCGCACCGGCCTGCTGACCACCGCCGGGTTCCGCGATCTGCTGGAACTCGGCCGCGGCCGTCGGCCGTCGCTGTACGACCTGCAGGCGGGCAAGCCCGCTCCGCTGGTGCCGCGCGACCTGCGCCTCGAGGTGGACGAGCGGGTCCGCCACGACGGCCGGATCGAGCGGCCGCTCGACGAGGACCAGGTGCGCGCGCTCGCCCGGCGGCTGCGCGAGCAGCAGGTGGAGGCGGTCGCGGTCTGCTTCCTGTACAGCTTCGCCGATCCCGGGCACGAGCGGGCCGCCGAGCGCATCCTCGCCGAGGAGCTGCCGGGCGTGCACGTGTCCGTGTCCTCCGCCGTGCTGCCCGAGTTCCGCGAGTACGAGCGACTGTCCACAGTGGTCGTCAACGCCTACCTCGGCCCGGTGGTGGCCCGCTACCTGGCCCGGCTGCGCACCCGGCTGAGCGAGCTCGGGCTGCGGGCGACCCCGCACGTCACCCAGTCCAACGGCGGCATCATCCCGTTCGAGACCGCCGAGCGGATGCCGTCCCGCATGGTGCTCTCCGGGCCCAGCACCGGGGTGGTCGGCGCGGCCGGGATCGCCCGCGCCGCCGGATACCCGGACATCATCACCTTCGACGTGGGCGGGACGTCCTCGGACGTGTCCCTGGTGCGCGACGGCGTGCCGAAGGCGGCCAGTGGGACGGAGATCGACGGCAGGCCGGTGCGCGCGCCGATGCTCGACATCCACACCGTCGGCGCCGGCGGCGGCTCGATCGCGTGGATCGACGCGGGTGGTGCCCTCAAGGTCGGTCCGGGCAGCGCCGGCGCCGACCCCGGCCCGGCGTGTTACGGCCGGGGCACCGAGCCGACCGTCACCGACGCCAACGTCGTGCTGCGCATCCTCAACCCGGAGTACCTGCTGGACGGGCAGATGAAGATCGACGCCGGTGCGGCCCGCGCCGCGGTGTCCACTGTGGCCGATCCGCTGGGCATGGACGTGCTGGACGCGGCGCAGGGGATCATCCGGGTCGTCACCGCGAACATGGCCAGGGCGATCCGGGTGATCTCGGTGCAACGCGGCTACGACCCGCGCGACTACGTGCTGGTGCCCTTCGGCGGCGCCGGTCCGCTGCACGCGGTGCGGCTGGCCCGCGAACTCGGCATGCGCACCGTCCTGGTACCCGAGACCCCGGGTGCGCAGTGCGCCGCCGGCCTGCTGATGACCGACATCCGGGCCGACTTCCTGCGCACCCGCATCTGCCGTCTTGATCCGGACGCAGTGGACACCGTGGACGCGGTGGCCGGGGTGTTCGGCGAATTGGCGGCGGCGGCCGGCGCCTGGCTGGCCGAGGAGAACGTCCCCGCCGAGCGGCGCCGCACCGAGCGGTTCGCGGAGATGCGCTACGCCGGTCAGAACCACGAGCTGCCGGTGCCGGTGCCCGAGGGCGGGATCACCGCGGACACCATCGGCCAGCTGATCAAGCGCTTCGCCGCCGAGCACGAGCGGATCTACGGCTATTCCTCGGCCGAGGACGAGGTGCAGGTCGTCACGTTCCGGCTGCGTGCCGTCGGCGAGGTCGCCCGCGCGGAGCTGCACCGGGGCGCGCCCGGCGACCCGGACGCGAGCGGCGCCGTGCGTGCCCGGCGCGAGGTCTACCTGCCCGAAAACGGTGGCTTCACCGACTGCCCGGTGTACGACCGCAGGCTGCTGGAACCGGGCCACCGGATCACCGGCCCGGCGATCGTCGAGCAGATGGACACCACCACGCTGCTGCTCCCCGGCGACGTCGCCGTCGTCGACGAGCTGCGCAACCTCGTCGTGACGGTGGGCCGATGA
- a CDS encoding LacI family DNA-binding transcriptional regulator, whose translation MTTHGASLIDVARLAGVSTATAGRALGGYGQVSERTRERVLAAAAELGYRPNGLARSMVTGSTHTIGVVVTDVANPFFATALRGITDVTSPAGFEVLLANTGGVLAAEQRAVAVMSEKRVDGVIVAAAQPGEGSHLKHAMDAGVPVVLIDRQVSGVPGADSITVDNDHAAAEAVAHLLELGHRRIGVITEAGDQLSRVSTGNRRRGLFPSAVRLRGYVGALAAAGLPVDESLVAPARYDRESAYDAMVRLLDLADPPTAVLCTDNVLASGAYRAAQDRGLRMPEELSLIGFDDEPWTTLVRPELTIVEQPTYDLGARAGRQLLDRITAGDAPRRPQHIQLRAKLVARGSTVPR comes from the coding sequence GTGACCACGCACGGAGCCTCGCTGATCGACGTGGCCCGGCTGGCCGGGGTCTCGACGGCGACGGCCGGTCGCGCCCTCGGCGGGTACGGCCAGGTCAGCGAGCGCACCCGGGAACGGGTGCTGGCGGCGGCCGCCGAACTGGGCTACCGCCCCAACGGCCTGGCGCGCAGCATGGTGACCGGCAGTACGCACACGATCGGCGTGGTGGTGACCGACGTGGCGAACCCGTTCTTCGCCACCGCCCTGCGCGGGATCACCGACGTGACCTCCCCGGCCGGGTTCGAGGTGCTGCTGGCCAACACCGGCGGCGTGCTGGCGGCCGAGCAGCGGGCGGTCGCGGTCATGTCGGAGAAGCGGGTGGACGGCGTGATCGTCGCGGCCGCCCAGCCGGGCGAGGGCTCGCACCTGAAGCACGCGATGGACGCCGGGGTGCCGGTGGTGCTCATCGACCGGCAGGTCAGTGGCGTGCCCGGGGCGGACAGCATCACCGTGGACAACGACCACGCGGCCGCGGAGGCCGTGGCCCACCTGCTGGAACTGGGGCACCGGCGGATCGGCGTGATCACCGAGGCCGGTGACCAGCTGTCCCGCGTGAGCACGGGCAACCGCCGGCGCGGCCTGTTCCCGAGCGCGGTGCGGCTGCGCGGCTACGTGGGCGCGCTGGCCGCGGCCGGCCTGCCGGTGGACGAGTCCCTGGTGGCGCCGGCCCGCTACGACCGCGAATCGGCCTACGACGCGATGGTCCGCCTGCTGGACCTGGCGGACCCGCCGACGGCCGTGCTGTGCACCGACAACGTCCTCGCGTCGGGCGCCTACCGCGCGGCGCAGGACCGCGGCCTGCGGATGCCGGAGGAGCTGTCGCTGATCGGGTTCGACGACGAGCCGTGGACCACGCTGGTGCGGCCCGAGCTGACGATCGTCGAGCAGCCCACCTACGACCTGGGCGCCCGGGCCGGGCGGCAGCTGCTCGACCGGATCACCGCCGGGGACGCGCCCCGGCGGCCGCAGCACATCCAGCTCCGGGCCAAGCTGGTCGCCCGGGGCTCGACCGTGCCCAGGTAG
- a CDS encoding serine/threonine-protein kinase encodes MTTTDGLAVDGAGRLLAGRYRLRSRLGAGAMGVVWLALDERLERPVAVKQLWPGPAQGAEARARILREGRIAARLRHPHVVTVHDVAEHDGLPVLVMEYLPSRSLAAVLAEQGPLAPEAVARIGMQAASALAAAHAAGIVHRDVKPGNLLVGADGTTKIADFGISRATGDVALTQAGVVAGTPAYLAPEIARGAEPTPDSDVFSLGATLYAAVEGVPPFGEDENSIALLHRVAAGEVAPPELAGPLAPVLMAMLRPDPARRPGTVQVGTALQAVADGQPVPPRALNPARARTQPVVTPSAPTVPVEPVEAVEPVGDKVPAGTRLDTAPVVATPRRARRFLLPLAAVVSALAAVVVLVTQLTPGDPAPARPPASAPALDAASLTRVVSEYYALLPDRPEAAWTHLGPHLQAQGLDAYREYWARVTGVTVTVAPAVVAADTVTVTIARTLADGRVVTEPHRLGLVAASPAPLIDSDTALSSTTSTPPTSPAPTVAETKPGGDDNGGTGDGDSKDNKDGRTGRGHGHGHGRGDRG; translated from the coding sequence GTGACGACTACGGATGGGCTGGCCGTGGACGGCGCCGGCCGGCTCCTCGCCGGGAGGTACCGGCTGCGCAGCCGCCTGGGGGCCGGCGCGATGGGCGTGGTCTGGCTCGCGCTGGACGAACGGCTGGAACGCCCGGTCGCGGTCAAGCAGCTGTGGCCCGGACCGGCGCAGGGCGCCGAGGCCCGGGCCCGCATCCTGCGCGAGGGACGGATCGCCGCGCGGCTCCGGCACCCGCACGTGGTGACCGTGCACGACGTCGCCGAGCACGACGGCCTGCCGGTGCTGGTGATGGAGTACCTGCCCTCCCGCAGCCTCGCGGCCGTCCTCGCCGAGCAGGGGCCGCTCGCCCCCGAGGCGGTCGCGCGGATCGGGATGCAGGCCGCGTCGGCACTGGCGGCCGCGCACGCCGCGGGCATCGTCCACCGCGACGTCAAGCCGGGCAACCTGCTCGTCGGTGCGGACGGCACCACCAAGATCGCCGACTTCGGCATCTCCCGCGCGACCGGCGACGTCGCGCTCACCCAGGCCGGTGTGGTCGCCGGAACTCCCGCCTACCTGGCGCCGGAGATCGCCCGGGGAGCGGAGCCGACACCGGACTCCGACGTGTTCTCCCTCGGCGCGACCCTGTACGCGGCGGTCGAGGGCGTGCCCCCGTTCGGCGAGGACGAGAATTCCATCGCGTTGTTGCACCGGGTGGCGGCGGGCGAGGTGGCGCCGCCGGAACTGGCCGGCCCGCTGGCCCCGGTGCTGATGGCCATGCTGCGGCCCGATCCCGCCCGGCGGCCCGGCACGGTCCAGGTCGGGACCGCGCTCCAGGCGGTCGCCGACGGGCAGCCGGTGCCGCCGCGCGCGCTCAACCCCGCTCGCGCGCGCACGCAACCGGTCGTCACGCCGTCCGCGCCCACCGTGCCGGTCGAGCCGGTCGAGGCGGTCGAGCCGGTGGGGGACAAAGTACCGGCGGGGACCCGGCTGGACACCGCGCCGGTGGTGGCGACGCCTCGCCGGGCGCGCCGGTTCCTGCTGCCGCTGGCGGCCGTCGTGAGCGCGCTGGCGGCGGTGGTGGTGCTGGTCACGCAGCTAACCCCCGGGGATCCGGCGCCGGCCCGGCCGCCCGCGTCCGCCCCGGCGCTGGACGCGGCGTCGCTGACCCGGGTGGTCAGCGAGTACTACGCCCTGCTGCCGGACCGGCCGGAGGCCGCCTGGACGCACCTCGGCCCGCACCTGCAGGCGCAGGGGCTGGACGCCTACCGCGAGTACTGGGCGCGGGTCACCGGCGTGACCGTCACCGTAGCGCCCGCGGTCGTCGCGGCCGACACCGTGACGGTCACCATCGCCCGCACCCTCGCCGACGGCCGCGTGGTGACCGAGCCGCACCGGCTGGGGCTCGTCGCCGCATCCCCGGCGCCGCTCATCGACAGCGACACCGCCCTGTCCAGCACGACGAGCACCCCGCCGACGTCGCCGGCCCCGACGGTCGCGGAGACCAAGCCGGGCGGTGACGACAACGGCGGCACCGGTGACGGGGACAGCAAGGACAACAAGGACGGCCGCACCGGCCGGGGCCACGGTCACGGCCACGGGCGCGGCGACCGGGGCTGA
- a CDS encoding CPBP family intramembrane glutamic endopeptidase — translation MKPALGLTAASGAVVLGWSLSREPGSPQFFAATGATAAIWIAGGLTRPPETKGPVLAPVATGLGAFAVFRAGVALARRVPPLRRALRGVLGYATAGNRGAVLLTTLANGVGEEVFFRGAVQQAVGPAGSTALYVLVTAATRNPALVAASAVMGALFAWQRHVSGGVRAPLLTHLVWSALMVWRLPTLVPGEPDP, via the coding sequence GTGAAACCGGCGCTGGGGCTGACGGCCGCGTCCGGCGCGGTGGTGCTGGGCTGGTCGCTCTCGCGGGAGCCGGGGTCGCCGCAGTTCTTCGCCGCGACCGGTGCCACCGCGGCCATCTGGATCGCCGGCGGGCTGACGCGGCCCCCGGAGACGAAAGGCCCGGTGCTGGCTCCGGTCGCGACGGGCCTCGGGGCGTTCGCGGTGTTCCGCGCGGGCGTGGCACTCGCCCGCCGCGTCCCGCCGCTGCGCCGCGCCCTGCGGGGCGTGCTCGGCTACGCCACCGCGGGTAACCGGGGCGCGGTCCTGCTGACCACGCTCGCCAACGGCGTGGGCGAGGAGGTCTTCTTCCGCGGCGCGGTCCAGCAGGCCGTCGGCCCCGCCGGGTCGACCGCGCTCTACGTGCTGGTCACCGCCGCCACGCGCAACCCCGCGCTGGTGGCGGCGTCGGCCGTGATGGGCGCGTTGTTCGCCTGGCAGCGGCACGTGAGCGGCGGCGTCCGGGCACCGCTGCTGACGCACCTGGTGTGGTCGGCGCTGATGGTGTGGCGCCTGCCCACCCTCGTTCCGGGGGAGCCGGATCCGTAA
- a CDS encoding NAD(P)H-binding protein produces MRVLVAGSSGFVGRRLCPALTGAGHEVAAMTRHPDDYSGAGEPVYGDVHDAASLDQALDGAGAAYYLVHSLGEPDFERRDAEAARAFGAAAARAGLTRIVYLGGLGDDADDLSPHLRSRRQVEGLLREAGVPVTVLRAGIVIGHGGISWEITRQLVEHLPAMVAPRWVHTRTQPIALPDLVRYLVALLDVPPGRVFEAGGADVLAYGDMLRRVARIESRRRLIVPVPLLSPRLSSWWLSLVTDVDAATGRSLVDSMINEVVVRDHTLREVVPFEPMGFEAAVAAALRERAAERVAR; encoded by the coding sequence ATGCGGGTTCTGGTCGCGGGATCGTCCGGGTTCGTCGGGCGGCGGCTGTGCCCCGCGCTCACCGGCGCCGGGCACGAGGTGGCCGCGATGACCCGCCACCCGGACGACTATTCCGGCGCGGGCGAGCCGGTGTACGGCGACGTGCACGACGCCGCGTCCCTCGACCAGGCCCTCGACGGCGCCGGCGCGGCCTACTACCTGGTGCATTCCCTGGGCGAGCCGGACTTCGAGCGCCGGGACGCCGAGGCGGCGCGCGCGTTCGGCGCCGCCGCGGCCCGCGCCGGCCTGACGCGGATCGTCTACCTCGGCGGACTCGGCGACGACGCCGACGACCTCTCGCCGCACCTGCGCAGCCGCCGCCAGGTCGAGGGCCTGTTGCGCGAGGCCGGTGTGCCGGTCACCGTGCTGCGCGCCGGAATCGTGATCGGGCACGGCGGGATCTCCTGGGAGATCACGCGGCAGCTGGTGGAGCACCTGCCCGCGATGGTCGCGCCGCGGTGGGTGCACACGCGCACGCAGCCGATCGCGCTGCCCGACCTGGTCCGTTACCTGGTCGCCCTGCTGGACGTGCCGCCGGGGCGGGTGTTCGAGGCGGGCGGCGCGGACGTCCTCGCCTACGGCGACATGCTGCGCCGCGTCGCCCGCATCGAGAGCAGGCGCCGGCTGATCGTGCCGGTGCCACTGCTGTCACCGCGGTTGTCGTCGTGGTGGCTGTCGCTGGTGACCGACGTCGACGCCGCCACCGGCCGGTCGCTGGTCGACTCGATGATCAACGAGGTCGTGGTCCGCGACCACACCCTGCGCGAGGTCGTGCCGTTCGAGCCGATGGGGTTCGAGGCCGCGGTGGCCGCCGCGTTGCGCGAGCGGGCGGCCGAACGGGTCGCGCGGTGA